In one window of Henckelia pumila isolate YLH828 chromosome 1, ASM3356847v2, whole genome shotgun sequence DNA:
- the LOC140892175 gene encoding uncharacterized membrane protein At1g16860-like codes for MGSRFPSHQLSNGLYVSGRPEQPKEKTPSVSSIAMPYTGGDIKRSGELGKMFDIPMDGSRSRKSGPINNAPTRSGSFGGATSNSGHLNSANRVSVSSSGGVPGSASLKKTNSGPLNKHGEPLKKSSGPQGVGTAVSRQNSGPLTPVLPTTGLITSGTITSGPLNSAGAPRKSSGPLESTGSMKLHYASVLNNQAVTHLNQDDEYSFHNSFPKPILWSIILLFVMGFIAGGFILGAVRNPILLAVVVILFAAVATIFTWNTCWGRRAVTSYIASYPHAELRTAKNGQFVKVSGVVTCGNIPLESSFQKVPRCVYTSTSLYEYRGWDSKAANPMHRRFTWGLRSLERHVVDFYISDFQSGLRALIKTGYGAKVTPYVDESVVVDINPSKNGDKSPEFLRWLGARNLSSDDRVMQLKEGYIKEGSTISVMGVVQRNENVLMIVPPAEPFSTGCQWSKCILPASLEGIVLRCEDASNIDVIPV; via the exons ATGGGCTCCCGATTTCCTTCACACCAGTTGAGCAATGGCCTCTATGTGTCAGGCCGGCCCGAGCAGCCAAAAGAAAAGACTCCCTCAGTCAGCTCGATTGCCATGCCTTACACTGGAGGTGATATCAAAAGGTCTGGAGAACTTGGAAAAATGTTTGACATCCCTATGGATGGCTCTAGATCCCGAAAATCTGGTCCTATAAATAATGCTCCTACAAGGTCTGGTTCATTTGGTGGTGCTACTTCTAACTCTGGCCATTTAAATTCTGCAAATCGTGTATCCGTCTCTTCTTCCGGAGGGGTTCCTGGGTCTGCCTCGTTGAAGAAGACAAATTCTGGACCACTTAATAAACATGGGGAACCATTAAAAAAATCATCTGGTCCACAGGGTGTTGGAACAGCCGTTTCTCGTCAAAATTCAGGTCCTCTCACTCCAGTTCTCCCAACCACAGGCCTCATCACATCTGGAACTATTACATCAGGCCCCCTGAATTCAGCTGGGGCTCCTAGGAAGTCATCCGGTCCTTTGGAATCTACAGGCTCTATGAAGTTGCATTATGCTTCTGTTTTAAATAACCAGGCTGTTACCCACCTTAACCAGGATGATGAATATTCCTTCCACAACAGCTTTCCGAAGCCAATTCTCTGGTCCATCATTCTTCTCTTTGTGATGGGATTTATTGCCGGAGGTTTCATCCTTGGAGCAGTTCGCAATCCCATCCTTCTTGCTGTGGTGGTTATTCTTTTTGCAGCAGTGGCCACCATATTTACCTGGAACACATGTTGGGGAAGAAGAGCTGTTACCAGTTATATAGCTAGTTATCCACATGCAGAACTAAGAACAGCAAAAAATGGCCAATTTGTCAAGGTTTCTGGG GTTGTCACCTGCGGTAATATTCCTCTTGAATCATCATTCCAAAAAGTTCCCAGATGTGTTTATACTTCAACAAGTTTATACGAGTACCGGGGATGGGACTCAAAAGCTGCCAACCCCATGCATCGCCGCTTTACCTGGGGCCTTCGATCATTAGAG AGGCACGTAGTCGATTTCTACATATCTGACTTCCAATCTGGATTGAGGGCGCTTATTAAGACTGGGTATGGTGCAAAAGTGACTCCATATGTAGATGAATCTGTTGTAGTCGACATCAATCCATCGAAAAATGGGGATAAGTCTCCTGAATTTCTCAGATGGTTGGGAGCAAGAAACCTCTCCAGTGATGACCGTGTAATGCAGCTGAAAGAAGG ATACATCAAAGAAGGTAGCACTATCAGCGTCATGGGAGTCGTGCAACGGAATGAAAATGTTTTGATGATCGTTCCTCCAGCTGAACCATTTTCAACTGGTTGCCAGTGGAGTAAATGCATTCTTCCAGCCAGTCTTGAAGGCATTGTTTTGAGATGTGAGGATGCCTCAAATATTGACGTTATACCGGTTTAA